The Scylla paramamosain isolate STU-SP2022 unplaced genomic scaffold, ASM3559412v1 Contig73, whole genome shotgun sequence genome contains a region encoding:
- the LOC135098682 gene encoding calcium-dependent secretion activator-like, with protein MDQVLAEQPPDTWDSFPLFQILNDYLRTDDNLKNGRFHQHLRETFAPMVVRYVDLMESSIAQSIHKGFEKERWENKGGGRW; from the exons ATGGATCAAGTATTAGCAGAACAACCCCCTGATACCTGGGACTCCTTCCCACTCTTCCAGATACTAAATGACTACCTAAGAACAGATG ATAACCTAAAAAATGGACGGTTTCATCAACACCTCAGAGAAACATTCGCTCCAATGGTTGTTCGATATGTGGATCTGATGGAGTCTTCAATAGCCCAGTCCATCCACAAAGGCTTTGAGAAGGAACGGTGGGAGAATAAGGGAGGGGGCCGTTGGTAG